From the Teredinibacter turnerae T7901 genome, one window contains:
- a CDS encoding NifB/NifX family molybdenum-iron cluster-binding protein — MNENIDCVAEHLPQGANLIVAFASLEGDMVDQHFGSAQGFFVYDVTADAATLIASKKFAREAKDGNEDKLKPKLQWLVGSDVVYCGSIGGSATRQLVSLGITPKKVTGGPDVDELIEELQTQLDGEPEFWLANVMKQKQKQTAGASRFDDADDEDWG, encoded by the coding sequence ATGAACGAGAACATTGATTGTGTTGCGGAGCATCTGCCTCAGGGAGCTAATTTGATTGTTGCGTTTGCCTCACTGGAAGGGGATATGGTTGACCAGCATTTTGGCTCGGCGCAAGGATTTTTTGTTTACGATGTCACTGCCGATGCAGCAACACTCATCGCGAGTAAAAAGTTCGCGCGTGAAGCAAAAGACGGCAATGAGGATAAATTGAAGCCAAAGTTACAGTGGTTGGTAGGAAGCGATGTCGTCTACTGCGGTTCTATAGGGGGTTCAGCAACACGTCAACTGGTGAGTTTAGGTATAACACCGAAGAAGGTTACAGGTGGACCAGATGTAGATGAATTAATTGAAGAGCTACAGACGCAACTTGATGGCGAGCCGGAATTCTGGTTGGCCAATGTCATGAAACAAAAACAAAAACAGACGGCCGGAGCATCGCGTTTTGATGACGCGGACGACGAAGATTGGGGTTAG
- the nifE gene encoding nitrogenase iron-molybdenum cofactor biosynthesis protein NifE, which yields MKANEIAELLDEPACSHNKKEKSGCAKPKPGSAAGGCAFDGAQIALLPIADVAHIVHGPIACAGSSWDNRGTRSSGPDLYRIGMTTDLTEQDVVMGRGEKRLFHSIKQAVEDYNPPAVFVYNTCVPALVGDDVDAICKEAEQRFGVPVVPVDAAGFYGTKNLGNRIAGEAMLKYVVGTREPDPQPKHPTRPDLKIHDINLIGEYNIAGEFWHVLPLFDELGLRVLCTLSGDARFREVQTMHRAEANMMVCSKAMLNVARKLENNWGTPWFEGSFYGITDTSQSLRDIARLIGDDDLTERTEQLIVREEAKIRDALAAWRPRLAGKRVLLYTGGVKSWSVISALQDLGMQVVATGTKKSTEEDKARIRELMGDDVKMLDEGSPKVLLQTVADYKADILIAGGRNMYTALKAKIPFLDINQEREFAYAGYDGMVELVRQLCLTLENPVWQAVRKPAPWESSAQTLATPLTVNG from the coding sequence ATGAAAGCTAACGAAATCGCAGAATTACTGGACGAGCCAGCCTGTAGCCACAACAAGAAAGAAAAATCGGGTTGCGCGAAGCCAAAACCCGGCTCTGCTGCGGGTGGATGTGCTTTTGATGGCGCGCAAATCGCATTGCTGCCAATCGCAGACGTAGCGCATATAGTCCACGGTCCAATCGCTTGTGCCGGCAGCTCCTGGGATAACAGGGGGACTCGCTCAAGCGGTCCTGACCTGTACCGTATCGGTATGACCACCGACTTAACCGAGCAGGACGTTGTGATGGGGCGCGGAGAAAAGCGCTTGTTTCACTCAATTAAGCAAGCGGTAGAAGACTACAACCCTCCAGCCGTTTTTGTTTACAACACCTGTGTTCCTGCATTGGTCGGTGATGATGTAGATGCAATTTGTAAAGAGGCTGAGCAGCGGTTCGGTGTGCCAGTAGTTCCCGTTGATGCTGCGGGCTTTTACGGCACTAAAAATCTCGGTAACCGTATTGCTGGCGAGGCGATGTTGAAATATGTGGTTGGTACACGCGAACCAGATCCTCAGCCAAAACACCCGACGAGACCGGATCTTAAAATACACGACATCAATTTGATCGGCGAGTACAACATCGCCGGCGAATTCTGGCACGTGTTGCCGTTATTTGATGAGCTGGGATTGCGTGTACTATGCACCTTGTCCGGGGACGCACGGTTTCGCGAAGTGCAAACCATGCATCGCGCAGAAGCCAACATGATGGTCTGCTCGAAAGCCATGCTAAATGTAGCCCGAAAACTGGAGAATAATTGGGGTACCCCCTGGTTTGAAGGCAGCTTTTACGGAATTACGGATACTTCTCAGTCGTTACGCGACATCGCACGCTTGATTGGCGACGATGACCTTACCGAGCGCACAGAACAATTGATCGTGCGCGAAGAGGCGAAAATTCGAGATGCTCTTGCGGCCTGGAGGCCAAGGCTGGCTGGCAAGCGTGTATTGTTGTACACCGGTGGTGTTAAGTCCTGGTCTGTAATTTCTGCGCTACAGGATTTAGGTATGCAGGTTGTTGCAACCGGCACCAAAAAATCTACCGAAGAAGATAAGGCCCGGATTCGAGAACTGATGGGCGACGATGTGAAAATGCTCGACGAAGGCAGCCCAAAAGTCTTGTTACAGACGGTCGCAGACTATAAGGCCGATATATTGATTGCCGGCGGCCGCAACATGTACACCGCGTTGAAAGCGAAGATTCCATTTTTGGATATTAACCAGGAGCGGGAATTCGCTTACGCCGGTTATGACGGTATGGTCGAACTGGTAAGACAACTATGCCTGACTCTGGAAAATCCGGTGTGGCAAGCGGTGAGAAAGCCAGCACCATGGGAGTCTTCCGCGCAAACACTGGCAACCCCCCTAACCGTAAACGGGTGA
- the nifN gene encoding nitrogenase iron-molybdenum cofactor biosynthesis protein NifN → MADLTKRKKALSVSPLKTSQTVGGALAFLGLNKAMPLMHGSQGCTAFAKVFFVRHFREPIPLQTTAMDQVSSVMGADDNIVEALKTIAEKNSPDVIGLVTTGLAETQGCDIQRATGEFRRRYPQFADVAVVPVNTPDFSGSFESGFSLAVKAIIENLVPEDKSRVGLRKKQVNVLCGGNLTPGDLEYVVDSIESFGLRPLMIPDLSASLDGHLEKSEFSSLTTGGTTINEFKIAGESAATLVVGKSLSAAADALKARTDVPDFRFGHLMGLEVVDEWLMTLANISDGEVPVKWQRHRAQLQDAMLDTHFMIGDSKVAIASDPDLLLGFSELMASMGASTVAAVVPAKMASKNSALNDSAIAEIKIGDLEDAELMAEKNGAQIFFGNSHAVESAKRLGIPILRIGFPQYDLIGGFQRCWFGYRGTQQTLFDVANLLVEHHHGMQPYHSVLAQKIDEEIDARH, encoded by the coding sequence ATGGCCGATTTGACTAAGCGAAAAAAAGCCCTATCAGTCAGTCCGTTAAAAACCAGTCAGACCGTTGGCGGTGCCTTGGCTTTTCTAGGGCTTAATAAGGCAATGCCGTTGATGCACGGCTCCCAGGGTTGCACCGCCTTTGCAAAGGTGTTTTTCGTACGACATTTCCGCGAACCGATTCCTTTGCAAACGACAGCGATGGATCAGGTGAGCTCGGTGATGGGCGCAGACGATAATATCGTCGAGGCGCTGAAAACAATCGCAGAGAAGAATTCGCCCGATGTGATCGGCTTGGTGACGACGGGTCTGGCAGAGACGCAGGGCTGTGATATTCAGCGTGCGACCGGCGAGTTTCGTCGTCGGTATCCACAATTTGCCGATGTGGCCGTAGTACCTGTGAACACACCTGACTTTTCAGGAAGCTTTGAAAGTGGCTTTTCACTGGCAGTAAAAGCGATTATCGAAAACCTCGTTCCAGAAGATAAATCACGCGTGGGTTTGCGCAAAAAACAGGTTAACGTGTTGTGCGGTGGCAATTTAACGCCGGGCGACCTTGAGTACGTGGTTGACTCGATTGAAAGTTTCGGCTTGCGTCCGCTGATGATTCCCGACCTGTCCGCATCTCTCGATGGGCATCTGGAAAAAAGCGAATTCAGCTCTCTCACCACTGGTGGAACCACAATTAACGAGTTCAAGATAGCAGGGGAATCGGCTGCGACGCTGGTGGTTGGGAAAAGCCTGAGTGCGGCGGCAGATGCCTTGAAGGCTCGAACAGATGTGCCGGATTTTCGCTTTGGCCACCTTATGGGGCTCGAAGTTGTCGACGAATGGCTTATGACTCTTGCAAACATCAGTGATGGCGAGGTTCCGGTTAAGTGGCAACGTCATCGTGCACAATTGCAAGATGCGATGTTGGATACGCATTTTATGATTGGCGACTCAAAGGTCGCTATTGCCTCAGACCCGGATTTGTTGCTGGGCTTTAGCGAACTGATGGCGTCAATGGGCGCCAGCACAGTGGCGGCAGTTGTTCCTGCGAAAATGGCGTCCAAAAATAGCGCTCTGAACGATAGCGCTATCGCAGAAATTAAAATCGGCGACCTTGAAGACGCAGAGCTTATGGCTGAGAAAAACGGCGCTCAAATATTTTTTGGGAATAGCCATGCGGTCGAGAGCGCAAAACGACTTGGTATACCGATTTTGAGAATCGGTTTCCCACAATATGATCTTATCGGCGGTTTTCAGCGGTGTTGGTTCGGCTACAGAGGAACACAGCAAACCCTGTTTGATGTGGCGAATCTTTTGGTTGAACATCACCACGGCATGCAGCCGTATCATTCGGTACTAGCGCAAAAGATCGACGAAGAAATTGATGCGAGGCACTAA
- a CDS encoding NifB/NifX family molybdenum-iron cluster-binding protein, which translates to MTQLTRRFSVVGSRDEAIGLKIAFATDDGEFVNQHFGSSRSFVIYNITPDGSHIESIAEFGGIEDNQVDDKLIAKLEFLQDCIAVYCRACGASAIRQLLESQVQPLKVVEDTPIKALIKAFQRELQEGPSSWLARAINRQKSMGDCSSMEGHQDT; encoded by the coding sequence GTGACGCAATTAACGCGACGATTTAGCGTTGTTGGCAGCCGTGACGAAGCAATAGGTTTAAAAATCGCCTTTGCTACTGACGACGGTGAATTCGTGAACCAACACTTTGGTTCTTCGCGTTCGTTTGTGATTTACAACATAACGCCGGACGGTTCGCATATCGAAAGTATCGCTGAATTTGGCGGGATCGAAGATAACCAAGTTGACGATAAGTTGATAGCAAAATTAGAGTTTCTGCAGGATTGCATTGCAGTCTATTGTCGTGCCTGCGGCGCTTCGGCCATCCGTCAGCTATTGGAGTCGCAGGTTCAACCGTTGAAAGTGGTTGAAGACACGCCGATAAAAGCGTTGATCAAAGCGTTTCAACGGGAGTTGCAAGAAGGGCCCAGCAGCTGGTTGGCGCGAGCGATAAACAGACAAAAATCCATGGGCGATTGTAGCTCCATGGAAGGACATCAGGACACATAA
- a CDS encoding NifX-associated nitrogen fixation protein → MSEEAVLEEGSAVLEHPFLKQMIVQLRAVDSYGTYDTWSDAKVLDPMILTKARRREIPVVGDPDETTISRVKAFYNGLAQMIEKETGIMAVPVINLTHEGFGRAMIVVGKLVALDKTLRDVHRFGFETPEKLIEDAEKLISKAVELVTQFKEVAKL, encoded by the coding sequence ATGAGCGAAGAAGCCGTACTCGAAGAAGGATCTGCCGTTTTAGAGCATCCATTTCTCAAGCAAATGATTGTCCAGCTTCGCGCTGTTGACAGTTATGGGACCTACGATACCTGGAGCGACGCCAAGGTATTGGACCCAATGATTCTGACTAAAGCACGCCGCCGCGAAATTCCGGTTGTTGGCGACCCTGACGAAACAACCATATCTCGCGTTAAAGCGTTTTACAACGGGCTTGCGCAGATGATCGAAAAAGAAACGGGCATTATGGCGGTACCGGTTATCAACTTGACTCATGAAGGCTTTGGGCGCGCGATGATCGTTGTCGGCAAACTGGTGGCGCTCGATAAAACGTTGCGTGACGTACATCGCTTCGGTTTTGAAACACCAGAGAAGCTGATCGAAGACGCAGAAAAGCTAATATCTAAAGCTGTAGAACTAGTAACACAATTTAAAGAAGTTGCAAAACTGTAA
- a CDS encoding CCE_0567 family metalloprotein, with protein sequence MNEDELKALNKDVKKKKRIATDWASQIHDVVEDTLWTDYNRLTELAQSTIAACEDWKAAQAKLDEASA encoded by the coding sequence GTGAACGAAGACGAGTTGAAAGCCCTCAATAAAGATGTGAAAAAGAAAAAACGTATCGCAACCGATTGGGCGTCTCAAATTCACGATGTGGTGGAAGATACGTTGTGGACGGATTACAACCGTTTAACCGAGCTTGCACAGAGTACTATCGCGGCCTGCGAAGACTGGAAAGCTGCGCAAGCAAAACTTGATGAGGCTAGCGCCTGA
- the fdxB gene encoding ferredoxin III, nif-specific: MSDEVMISRTRGGEEWTPEFVTALNASTCIGCGRCYKVCPRDVFELVDRADLVEDMDDDEDYDDDDEMKVMAIKNEMDCIGCKSCSRVCPKNCHTHEPMAA, translated from the coding sequence ATGTCTGATGAAGTGATGATTAGTCGCACCCGTGGCGGCGAGGAATGGACGCCGGAGTTCGTTACCGCTTTAAATGCATCGACCTGCATAGGTTGTGGCCGTTGCTACAAGGTGTGCCCGCGCGACGTATTTGAGCTGGTGGACCGGGCCGATCTCGTCGAAGATATGGATGACGACGAAGATTATGATGACGATGATGAAATGAAGGTCATGGCTATTAAAAACGAAATGGACTGTATTGGCTGTAAGTCGTGCTCCAGAGTCTGTCCGAAAAACTGCCATACACATGAGCCAATGGCGGCTTAG
- a CDS encoding 2Fe-2S ferredoxin: MPKPDHHIFICMQKRPPGHPRGSCGERGSEAVFNAFSQQLIQRNLQNVALTQTGCLGPCQAGANVLVYPSGVMYGWVEPDDVPKIIEQHILGGEVYADKVAPAELW, from the coding sequence ATGCCTAAACCAGACCATCATATTTTTATCTGTATGCAAAAGCGCCCGCCGGGCCATCCCCGGGGGAGCTGTGGGGAACGCGGTTCGGAAGCAGTATTTAACGCATTTTCTCAACAGCTTATTCAGCGCAACTTACAAAATGTCGCGCTGACACAGACAGGCTGCTTGGGGCCATGTCAAGCCGGGGCCAATGTTTTGGTTTATCCGAGCGGCGTTATGTATGGCTGGGTCGAACCGGATGATGTGCCAAAAATCATCGAGCAGCATATTCTTGGTGGTGAAGTGTATGCAGATAAAGTCGCACCAGCTGAACTCTGGTAA